A portion of the Ammospiza nelsoni isolate bAmmNel1 chromosome 35, bAmmNel1.pri, whole genome shotgun sequence genome contains these proteins:
- the LOC132086052 gene encoding U1 small nuclear ribonucleoprotein A-like, producing MAVQDPRPNHTIYINNLNEKIKKDELKKSLYAIFSQFGQILDILVSRSLRMRGQAFVIFKEMSSATNALRSMQGFPFYDKPMRIQYAKTDSDIIAKMKGMFVERDRDRECKRDKRKAKGGEAPGPKKSGAGAQGATQGAVPGMPPLAQPPRMLPHLGGQPPYIPPPGMIPAPGIAPNPGIPPGMAPQPGMAPIPTPQPLSENPPNHILFLTNLPEETNELMLSMLFNQFPGFKEVRLVPGRHDIAFVEFDTEVQAGAAREALQGFKITQSNAMKISFAKK from the exons atggcagtgcAGGACCCCCGGCCCAACCACACCATCTACATCAACAACCTGAATGAGAAGATCAAGAAGGAtg AGCTGAAGAAGTCCCTCTATGCCATTTTCTCGCAGTTTGGGCAGATTTTGGACATTTTGGTGTCTCGCAGTCTCCGCATGCGGGGCCAGGCCTTTGTCATCTTCAAGGAGATGAGCAGTGCCACCAACGCCCTGCGCTCCATGCAGGGCTTCCCCTTCTATGACAAACCCATG CGGATCCAGTACGCCAAGACGGACTCAGACATCATCGCCAAGATGAAGGGAATGTTCGTGGAGCGGGATCGGGACCGGGAGTGCAAACGGGACAAGCGCAAAGCCAAGGGGGGAGAGGCCCCTGGCCCCAAAAAGAGTGGGGCTGGAGCGCAGGGGGCAACGCAGGGGGCAGTGCCC GGGATGCCGCCACTGGCGCAGCCGCCCCGGATGCTGCCGCACCTGGGGGGACAACCGCCCTACATCCCCCCCCCGGGCATGATTCCAGCCCCAGGAATAGCCCCAAATCCCGGAATTCCCCCGGGAATGGCCCCACAGCCTGGAATGGCGCCGATCCCTACCCCACAGCCT CTGTCGGAAAACCCCCCGAACCACATCCTGTTCCTGACCAACCTCCCTGAGGAAACCAACGAGCTGATGCTCTCCATGCTCTTCAACCA GTTCCCAGGGTTCAAGGAGGTGCGCCTGGTGCCCGGGCGCCACGACATCGCCTTCGTGGAGTTCGACACAGAGGTGCAGGCGGGCGCTGCCCGTGAGGCCCTGCAGGGCTTCAAGATCACCCAGAGCAACGCCATGAAGATCTCTTTCGCCAAAAAGTga